The DNA region TTCATATACAATATGTGGAATTTAAAACTGCCACAAGATGATGCCAATCAGCCTAATATACCTGAAACAAGATTAGATACCATTAATGTTTACATTAGCTGTGATGACAATATCTCCTGAACAATAGCCAACATATCTATAAATATCAATTTTTGGGGAAAAGCCGCAGGACAAATCAGTTATATTCTACATGAAGGTTTCCCAAAGGCATTTGTGATGGAATGTGTACTTGAAGAAGCACTGGGGGTATGGGGTTTACTAGAGAGAGGCTACACAGTTCCAAACTGGACGAGGGATAGGAGCAGAGATTCAGATAAGCCCCGCTCTAGAATCTCTCAGGATACTtgtgtttccacgaaaataagactgggtcttatattaatttttgctccaaaagactcATTAagtcttattttccagttagatcttattttgggagaaacacagtacagtacagtacagcatCCATATTGgttgatgatcttaactggggctaaTTTTTTGGGGTAGGGTTCAAATTACAAGCAtcttgaaaaatcatgctagggcttattgtCTGAttgggttttattttcagggaaacagggtatatctagtacagtgatggcgaacctttttggcactgagtgctgggATGTGCcccagaagagaagctgccaaTTGGGCATggtgaacttccagtttccggcatgtgCACCAGCTAGcttgtcttctggttactggcatgcatgcacgtgcggcgatcagctggccagccGCATGCGCACAATGGAAACCATAAGActagctcttctggtttctggcactgccacaaaaaacagctgattgtcgcgcgcacatgcacgccagaaacctggaagatgaACGGTTGAGGCCATGAGTGTCAGCCGATGTGGCTCCGTGTGCCATttcgggcacgcatgccataggttcaccgtcATGATCTAGTAGGTTAGAACGTTATAGCTTTCATTTGACAAGATCCCATTAGCTATAAGCAAATAAAGGACTGAAGCTTGACTGAATTTCATTGTGTTGACTCtgggcttggcaacatctgattgTCTACTGTCAAAAACAGGATGCTAAACAAGATTTGCCTTAGGTGTTACCAATAaggatgctgactctgtaaactgtctgattgctattgctacagaagAGAGCTTCCAGAAAAGATCTAAAATGATGATCCTATGGGCCAAAGCTAAAGAAATGTTTCCTAAAGCTGTGAGAACTTCTATAAACAGTGAATGCTGGGTTAGAAAATTTCCTTTAGCTTACAACTCTGAAATAGCCTTGAAGGGGAAAACATACGAACCAGGCTCTGTATTTGTTAATACATTGAATCTAGTAGCTTTCAACACTTTAGAGCCCTCATTTTGAAAAGTAAGCCTATGGCAATTTTCAGAAGAATTTGTACTGCAAATATTTAAGTTGTTTCTTTTAAAGTCTAACTTAAATACAGGGGTGTGTAAAGCTCACATTTCAGAATGATAAAGGAATTATGTTCAGTGACTGATTATGCTCTTGTTTCTCTTTTATCCAAATACCCATAAATAATTTACTCTCCAACCTCCACTGTATTTCCACACCATCCTCCGCATTTCACGTGTTATATCAACCCTATTTCGATTTAAATATCTGATTAAAATTCCGCATCGAGCATTAACTGACTGATTGTAATGGAAATTCTTAAATCACTGAAAATCAGAGGGGGAGTGAGGTTAGGCTATTTTGGGTTGGCCATTTTAACATAAGTAAGTCTCAAGAAGTTCATATTTTTAATGTGCCTAAAATGCATCTATTCTGAATAGCTGGCAATAATGAGATATGCACATTAACAATTTGGTGATATACAGTATCAAAACAGAAGATGTATAAACTAATCTAAGTTCAGCTGGCAGTCTATAGAAAAATTCTTTTTCCATACTTACTAATAGTTGAACAAGGTCCGAATGTGCAGCTTCTAGTCGCCGTTGGCAATCAGGAATCATCATTCGAGATTCTTGCAAGATCTCAGTCTAAAAAGGGAAAGTAACTACTTCAAATAAGAGATAACTTTCCATTTTGATATTAGCTGCCTAAAACCAGACATCACATTGATGTACATATTCATACGCATAAACAGTATTTTATTAAAGAAAGAGTATTCAATATTACTTCTACCTTCAAGCAAAAATGATTAGAAAGTGTTCTATgaaatagttatttaaaatacTATTTGATATAAACTGTTTCCCCTGCAGTTAGAAACAGCTTCGTCCAAAATGGGATCAGCTGGTTATATAAATATCTCCTACATCTTTTgggtaataaataaaaacagtgtTCAGATAATACCGCACAGAGATAATTACTGCATGAAAAAAGTTATTGAGTTATTGATCACATTGGATGCTCACTGCAGGAGGTTCTGACTGAGAAAAaggtaaagaaaaatgaaaagcaaagaCCAGCAGGCTCATATTTTTGATGCTTATCATGCATAAAAAAGTTATTACTCATCCTTGGGTTTTGGTTTTAGGAGAAAGATTATTCTCACCATGCTTTTTGTGAGAAATTACTGATTTGGCACCCCAATTCATTTGAACATCTTGTATACATCTCCAGAAGACAATGTTGTAATTGTCCACAAAACAAAATTTCTATGGAGTATTTTCAGCTCTCAAATCTATGAACTGAAAAGATCTATAAAAAAAGATCTGTATAACGTAGCTAGAAATGAAAATCAATTAGCAAAATACTAAGCACGAAGATTCCAACAGAAACAGCCATTTATAGAATATAAATAGGGTTCAGTATACACGACTATATATAGCTGTGAAAAGATTCCTAGATAAAGTTGGCATATAAGCAGCACAACATATTTCACTTTTTGCAACATTCAGAGTGTACCAAGGAATATATCCAATGATATATTCCAATTATAGACATTCTAACTCGGAATTTTAATTGTTGCTTTCTCTTCCTATAGAGCACTATTGATAATAATTTCTTAATTATACTTATTAGCTACTGGACCTGGACTACAGCTAGTCCTTAATGGATTAGTAACTGTTTAGTAATTGTTCAACGGTATgaagcactgaaaaagtaactttatgatcagtccttgcacttatgactgtcaaAGGATCACAATGCTGAGGTGATCAccatttatatactgtatttttcggagtataagacacaccagagtttaagacacaccaagattttgaagaggtaaattaaaaaaaaaagtttttgcactctacaggcctcccaaaccctctgcacgcctcattttttgaaaaaaacagggcatgcataggtttttggaggattgtagagtgctcctgggggttgggggtgggcaaaaacgaacaaaaaacagcccttttttgtgaaaacgagcccgttttttgcaaaaaacagggcatgcataggctttgggaggtttgtagagtgctcctgggggctggggggggggggaaagtggcccatttttcacttgccttttccctccccagcctcctggaGCACTTTgcgggcctcccaaaccctctgcaggtccatttttgtgaagggggcggggtttcaggaggccaataatgctgtattcagtgtataagacacacccagattttcaccctcggggggggggggaagatgcatcttatactcagaaaaatacggtttCAGAACTGGATTCTGACAAGTAGATTTAATgaagaaaccagaagtaaaattACAAAGCAAAGTCATATGCTGTTTTGCAGGTGATTTAGTTAAGGTCATTAACTAAATCACCTGCAAAACAGCATATATCATGTAAGTGAAATTGTAAGCTTGTTAAGATCATGTTATGTTTCATTTAAGAACCACATTGTTTAGTGGCAGACTTGCagctcccaattgtggttgttaaacaacTGTATTCAAATTATGGCATAATTTGGGACCCATAACTCTCACAGAAATTACATTTGGGAaaattgtggctgcttcagtgctgctgcagtcatgtgatcttcattttgAACAGTGCCCGTTTCCCAGTGAGTCTTACAAATACctcgctccccccccccgaggcagCCACTCACTCATGAACTTTACCTGCTTTTTAATTGCATAGTTCTCTCCATCTTCAGCTTTCATCTTTTCAATCTTTTCTTCTTGTTGTCTTGCTTCTTTTTCATACATAACCTTTTCTTTTGCCAAGCTGCACACAAAAGgtattatttgttaaattataaATACACATaaacttttcatatctgaaaagTTTCAAGACATAaaatgtctatatatatatatattacaggtATTCTAGAGTGCCACTCactttattttcaaatatttatttagttattattaAGTTATGCATTCTGACTGTCCTGGAGAATAACTAGTTGTACATCTAATAAATGAGAAATCCATccattagaataaaaataaaattcatgtACCACCTAGCAGACAAATTATTAAAGTTGCTAAAAATGCCATACAGACaaatgtaactttttttaaaacactgtTCGGTTATTAactttgtttattgtttgtttctgaTGTACATCATTCATAGTCACTTTGACTTTGATGGTCCTATAAATCTGTTAAACAGACATCAAAATTCATATTTTGGTTGTTCTGAATTACATTAGTATAAGTAttgtttcagttctatttttatATCAATGTCAATGTAGATTATTAATCTATCATGTTGCAAAGTATTAAAAGTCCAATATACTTTTGAAGACAGTAAGTTTAGAATAGTGGTTAAAACATAAGGTTAGAAACttggagatcatgagttctagttctgtttgAGGCACAAAGGTGTTCTTGGGCTAACCATTtactctcagccctaagaaacaggcaatggcaagccGCTTCTGGAAAACCTTGCCAACATGGACTTGTCCAGGTGGTTTCTGAAAACTGGATTCAATTGAACAGCAGAAAAAAACCCTGTTGAAACTCTCCTTGGAAGAAAAATGTCCATACCATTCCAAAAATAAAGTTTGCAGTACTCTCTATTCCAAAAAGATTTAAATTTGGTTTGCCCACTTGAATGTCTGAATGAGGACAAATCCTCATTAAATCAGATGAACAAAAAGCTTTGTGGTtagtataaaataaaacttaatggTTGGATTTAACATATTCTAGAAACATGTTATAAGTTCCCTTGAAAGAAGGCATGTAAATTCTGCACAAGCTTTCTGACCTGATATTGACCCTGGATTTCCCAGATGAGGGCAGCAAGGATCCTGCAGAACAATTACTTTTAGTGTCACCTGCAACCATTCCTTAGCTAGTTAACCAGGTAAAAGGTATCTATGTATTATTTATGTAATGATTAAACAACTGAAGTGTATTTTTAGAacagtttttaaataaaatcagaaatgCAAAATATGGCATCTAAGTCACTGATTCAGAATATGATGAATCTATCATCAAAAGAGAAGAGCTACATTGAATGCTTGATAAAAATGCTTTCCAGATTAAAACATAAATGTGTTGGTTTCACTTTGGCAGCTTAGGGTCTTGGTTGGTGAAAGAACCTCCTGTTTAATTTATACTTAATTTATACACTTGAATAAATACCATGGAACTATTTTCTCCcttttaaaatagatttcttCAAGAACTATGAAACAAAACTTTTATATATTACCGTATAGAAAAGTATCCTTTGAATCTACAGTATTCTTTGATTCCATTTTAACAATTTATTAATGAGCAAGTACATATATCTGATTTAAACTGATGTTTTTAATGGGAAAGTATATTTTCCTAAGTATCCTGCCATACCAAAAGAACAACACAAATTGTACAGGGTTGGAAGCAATTCCATCTCTGTGTTGGCTGTGCTGCCAAATAAATTTATTCTGAATAAATTTTGTTACCATATAAATGGCTGAGCCCATATATATTAAACAATCAGAAAGCAGTACCAGATTCAGAAAGTGCCAGAATTAACTCAGAGATCTGCTTAGCTCATCAACTAGTGCGTtaactttgttttaattttgtgaaattcatttttatcCATTATAAAACTAAGTTTATATTCTactatcaatttatttatttggaaggcTGTTTTTTAAATTGCAATTCCTGGCTACCCAAGGCACAATGGGCCAGGAGGTACTCCATGCATTTTGATTAGCTGCAAGCATTCTCAGCATGACTGCTAAGCTTTACCGTTTTATTAACTCACAGATATGCATGGATTACTTACAGCATAACCATGTCAGCACAGCAAAAGTTTGTGAGTTGCAAATTAAGTTGTTCATATTAACAGCATTTTTGAACAGCATAAAATACTGTTTGTTACTAATGCTTTCTAAGCAAATAGGGGACAGGAGGCAGTAGAAGGAGCAGCAAAAAAATGGCTATAATTGTAACAACAACTACAATTTTTTACTGGCTTCTGAGCCAAACATCTAATGGAAATGCAACTTTAATCTCAGTTGCAACATTTTTTTACTGGCTTCTAAGCCAAACACTTTGTGAAAATGCAACTTTAATCTCACTTAAAGGCTTAACAGTACTTAAACCTCAATGTTTTACTTTAGTTTCCAGTACTGATGTTTCAGCACTGTCAATGGCATTTTAAATAA from Thamnophis elegans isolate rThaEle1 chromosome 3, rThaEle1.pri, whole genome shotgun sequence includes:
- the TBCA gene encoding tubulin-specific chaperone A, which codes for MADPRIRQIKIKTGVVKRLAKEKVMYEKEARQQEEKIEKMKAEDGENYAIKKQTEILQESRMMIPDCQRRLEAAHSDLVQLLENEKELEETEEYKDAQAVLGSIKLEA